From Carassius gibelio isolate Cgi1373 ecotype wild population from Czech Republic chromosome B21, carGib1.2-hapl.c, whole genome shotgun sequence, the proteins below share one genomic window:
- the LOC127986685 gene encoding fibroblast growth factor 10-like codes for MCKWKVTKGASAWFRLSCLSLPLLLLLLCLALPVACHDTHRVVRAPRGTNSSLSAVVGRHVRSYNHLTGDVRKRKLFSYQKFFLRIDKNGEVNGTKSKDDPYSTLEIKSVDVGIVAIKGIQSNYYLAINKKGVVYGAKDFGVDCKLIERIEENRYNTYASAEWRNRKKPMFVGLMANGKPMRAKKTRRKNTATHFLPIPIV; via the exons ATGTGCAAATGGAAAGTGACTAAGGGTGCCTCAGCCTGGTTCCGTCTGTCCTGCCTTTCCCTGCCGCTGCTGCTCCTGCTCCTGTGTTTAGCTCTGCCTGTGGCCTGCCATGACACCCACAGAGTCGTACGTGCCCCGAGGGGCACCAACTCCTCATTGTCTGCCGTGGTCGGGCGGCATGTGCGCAGCTACAACCACCTCACGGGGGACGTGCGCAAGAGGAAACTCTTCTCCTACCAGAAGTTCTTTCTCAGGATCGATAAGAATGGAGAAGTCAACGGCACCAAAAGCAAGGACGATCCGTACA GTACACTCGAAATCAAGTCTGTGGATGTGGGCATCGTTGCCATCAAGGGGATTCAAAGCAATTACTACCTTGCAATTAACAAGAAAGGGGTGGTCTACGGGGCG AAAGATTTTGGTGTTGACTGCAAGCTGATAGAGAGGATAGAGGAGAACAGGTACAACACCTATGCCTCGGCAGAGTGGAGGAACCGGAAGAAGCCCATGTTCGTGGGCCTGATGGCCAACGGGAAGCCGATGAGAGCCAAGAAGACCCGGAGAAAAAACACAGCCACACACTTTCTTCCCATTCCTATTGTGTAG